The Vicia villosa cultivar HV-30 ecotype Madison, WI linkage group LG1, Vvil1.0, whole genome shotgun sequence genome includes a region encoding these proteins:
- the LOC131628983 gene encoding uncharacterized protein LOC131628983, protein MDSLLASYASSDEEEDQQQQPPQRQSIPSKTTSSSSSLFPSLPPPKSSSSSSLFNFLPPPKQPSSDALSSTPGISSLPKPKSQIHEKPKRVVQFKPPIIPLPKPNLEDDDEDDDEEEERNRRRKLESSLQTPSVKSFLSSIPAPRNSSTLGVQSTSGSGRRSILETTTPALPEPSFSGGDGGSGSGFVATESNVHEDQNGTDYENYENYQYATDQYDSYGNYQYATDHQNDGSGASTGAASNGDGYANYGGYEDYGQYENKWIDRSDPSAPEDSGISESVLKFTGKRGRKDVPVEVIEVKQDELMKNRPREDKAKLTGLAFGPSYQPVSTKGKPSKLMKRKHQIGSLYFDMKQNEMKLAERRSKGMLTKAETQAKYGW, encoded by the exons ATGGATTCTCTGCTAGCAAGCTACGCCTCTTCAGACGAAGAAGAagaccaacaacaacaaccacctcaACGTCAATCAATCCCATCCAAAACGACATCGTCTTCTTCCTCCCTCTTCCCCTCTCTTCCTCCACCCAAATCATCTTCCTCCTCTTCTCTCTTCAACTTTCTTCCTCCTCCCAAACAACCCTCTTCCGACGCACTTTCTTCTACCCCCGGAATCTCTTCTCTCCCTAAACCTAAATCCCAAATCCATGAAAAACCCAAAAGAGTCGTTCAATTCAAACCCCCAATCATTCCTTTACCAAAACCCAATCTTGAAGACGACGATGAAGACGATGACGAAGAAGAAGAacgaaacagaagaagaaagctGGAGTCTTCCCTTCAAACTCCATCCGTGAAATCATTCTTATCCAGCATCCCAGCACCCAGAAACTCTTCCACTCTTGGTGTTCAATCAACCTCTGGCTCTGGCAGAAGATCCATCCTCGAAACCACCACACCAGCACTACCGGAGCCAAGTTTCAGTGGTGGTGATGGTGGTTCTGGTTCTGGTTTTGTTGCCACAGAGAGCAATGTTCATGAAGATCAAAATGGAACAGATtatgaaaattatgaaaattacCAATATGCCACTGACCAGTATGATAGTTATGGGAATTACCAATATGCAACTGATCACCAGAATGATGGTTCTGGTGCTAGTACTGGTGCTGCTTCTAATGGGGATGGATATGCGAATTACGGTGGCTATGAGGATTATGGACAGTATGAGAATAAATGGATTGATAGGTCGGATCCATCTGCTCCGGAGGATTCTGGGATTAGTGAGAGTGTGTTGAAGTTTACTGGGAAGAGAGGTAGGAAGGATGTTCCCGTGGAAGTGATTGAAGTGAAGCAAGATGAGTTGATGAAGAATAGACCAAGAGAGGATAAAGCTAAGCTTACTGGGTTAGCTTTTGGACCTTCTTATCAG ccTGTTTCAACAAAGGGAAAACCTTCAAAGCTGATGAAGAGAAAGCACCAAATTGGTTCATTGTACTTTGATATGAAACAAAATGAAATGAAACTTGCGGAGCGCCGTTCTAAGGGCATGCTTACCAAAGCTGAAACACAAGCGAAATATGGATGGTGA
- the LOC131628992 gene encoding uncharacterized protein LOC131628992, whose amino-acid sequence MPTLNLFTNIPVDPVIASDILRDATKAVAKIIGKPESYVMIVLNGGVPIAFGGTEEPAAYGELISIGGLGPTVNGKLSSTIAEIIQTKLYIDSSRFYIKFYDVERSFFGFNGSTF is encoded by the exons atGCCCACTTTGAACCTCTTCACCAACATTCCCGTAGACCCTGTTATTGCTTCAGACATTCTCAGAGATGCCACCAAAGCTGTTGCAAAAATCATTGGAAAACCCGAATCT tatgtgatgattgtgttgaATGGTGGAGTGCCTATTGCATTTGGCGGGACTGAAGAGCCGGCTGCTTATGGAGAACTGATATCAATTGGGGGTCTTGGTCCAACTGTTAATGGGAAATTGAGTTCTACTATTGCCGAAATTATTCAAACTAAGCTGTATATTGATAGCTCCAGATTCTACATCAAGTTTTATGATGTGGAG CGCTCATTTTTTGGGTTCAATGGCTCGACCTTCTAA